From a region of the Phaseolus vulgaris cultivar G19833 chromosome 6, P. vulgaris v2.0, whole genome shotgun sequence genome:
- the LOC137832775 gene encoding F-box/kelch-repeat protein At3g06240-like, whose translation MPFHDVGFGFSSLTDDYKIVRISMCVIFKQPKVDRAEVYSLTSGSWREINAVKLHNLGLVSRSVAITGTIFWLASRTFSSTHYEFVVSFDIGRELFTLMIGPQMPSSPSPTFNNYELVVCNDELAMFCNCIARNFVSCSFDLWVLKDFNCDYDDDRRDGGGESWVKMYSVGPFSGLVYPLSLWKDEIVCRERLKVENGGDSVIGCYWSFQSCE comes from the coding sequence ATGCCCTTCCACGACGTTGGATTCGGGTTCAGTTCCCTTACCGATGATTACAAGATCGTGCGAATCTCCATGTGCGTCATCTTCAAACAACCTAAGGTTGATCGAGCCGAGGTATATTCGTTAACCTCCGGCTCGTGGAGGGAAATTAACGCCGTCAAGTTGCATAATTTGGGTCTTGTCTCTAGATCAGTAGCCATCACTGGAACTATATTTTGGCTTGCCTCTAGGACTTTCAGTTCCACCCATTATGAATTTGTGGTTTCATTTGACATTGGAAGGGAATTGTTTACACTGATGATTGGTCCTCAGATGCCATCTTCGCCCTCTCCTACCTTCAACAACTACGAGCTTGTGGTTTGCAACGATGAACTGGCCATGTTTTGCAACTGCATTGCTAGGAACTTCGtgtcttgttcatttgatttgTGGGTGTTGAAAGATTTTAATTGCGATTATGATGATGATAGACGTGATGGTGGTGGAGAGAGTTGGGTGAAGATGTACAGTGTGGGGCCATTTTCCGGCCTTGTGTATCCTTTAAGCCTTTGGAAAGATGAAATTGTGTGCCGGGAACGGTTGAAGGTAGAGAATGGAGGGGATTCTGTTATTGGTTGTTATTGGTCTTTTCAATCCTGTGAGTAA
- the LOC137832774 gene encoding LOW QUALITY PROTEIN: putative F-box protein At1g32420 (The sequence of the model RefSeq protein was modified relative to this genomic sequence to represent the inferred CDS: inserted 1 base in 1 codon) has translation MRRTGMREEKREKEVLPLDALINILKRVPVKSLIRFRCVSKEWLNLLQTNIKSLIRFRCVSKEWLNLLQTNIFFTKQQLQHSTCNAVLLLQRIHRQPSPLFFSVCLFGSHYNLIHQSHVFHAFPDAKILDSCNGLLCLRNNTVFSIINPATRQIRQVPTTTLLPFHYVGFXFSPLADDYKIVRISTCVSAYDDQVVVLDNIRVNRAEVYSLTSGSWREIDAAKLQPLCPVSSSVTITETIFWLASMTSASDTDSEFVLSFDVGREWFTLVNGPPIPSSPSHPYSNNVLAVYNDELAMFRNYIVGNFESCSFDLWVLKDFSGDYDNDRCDGGGESWVKMYRVGPFSRIMYPLSIWKDEIVCREELCAQENDFRGVQTALSLFNPVSKELKKLPAHRDELCYVPFTYAESLVPV, from the exons atgagaagaaCAGGAATGAgagaagaaaagagagagaaggaGGTTCTGCCATTGGACGCTCTGATAAACATTCTGAAGAGAGTTCCGGTGAAATCCCTAATCCGATTCAGATGCGTCTCAAAAGAGTGGTTAAATCTCTTACAAACAAACATTAAATCCCTAATCCGATTCAGATGCGTCTCAAAAGAGTGGTTAAATCTCTTACAAACAAACATTTTCTTCACCAAACAGCAGCTGCAGCACTCCACCTGCAACGCCGTCCTTCTCCTCCAACGCATCCACCGCCAACCATCACCTCTCTTCTTCTCGGTCTGTCTCTTCGGATCCCATTACAACCTCATCCACCAATCCCATGTCTTCCACGCTTTCCCTGACGCCAAGATCCTCGACTCCTGCAACGGCCTCCTCTGCCTCCGCAACAACACCGTCTTCTCCATCATCAACCCCGCCACCCGTCAAATCAGACAGGTTCCTACCACAACACTTTTGCCCTTCCATTACGTTGGAT GGTTCAGTCCTCTCGCCGACGATTACAAGATCGTCCGAATCTCCACGTGCGTCTCCGCCTATGACGACCAGGTTGTTGTTCTCGACAACATTAGGGTTAATCGAGCCGAGGTCTATTCGTTAACCTCCGGTTCCTGGAGGGAAATCGACGCCGCCAAGTTGCAACCTTTGTGTCCTGTATCTAGTTCCGTGACTATTACTGAAACTATATTTTGGCTTGCCTCTATGACTTCTGCTTCTGATACTGATTCTGAATTTGTGCTTTCATTTGACGTTGGAAGGGAATGGTTTACGCTGGTGAATGGTCCTCCCATTCCCTCCTCGCCCTCTCATCCATACAGCAATAACGTGCTTGCTGTCTACAACGATGAACTTGCCATGTTTCGTAACTACATTGTTGGGAACTTCGAGTCTTGTTCTTTTGATTTGTGGGTGTTGAAAGATTTTAGTGGTGATTATGATAATGATAGATGCGATGGTGGTGGAGAGAGTTGGGTAAAGATGTACCGTGTGGGGCCATTTTCCAGGATTATGTATCCTTTAAGTATTTGGAAAGATGAAATTGTGTGCCGGGAAGAGCTGTGTGCACAGGAGAATGATTTCAGAGGAGTGCAAACTGCTCTTTCTCTGTTCAATCCTGTGAGTAAGGAACTGAAGAAACTGCCTGCTCATAGAGATGAGCTTTGTTATGTGCCTTTCACCTACGCTGAGAGTCTTGTTCCAGTTTGA
- the LOC137832776 gene encoding probable calcium-binding protein CML20 isoform X2: MSSLYRGESRRYNSKPKGRHHLTTQKKQEIREAFELFDTDGSGTIDAKELNVAMRALGFEMTEEQINQMIADVDKDGSGAIDYDEFEYMMTAKIGERDTKEELMKAFHIIDHDKNGKISASDIKRIAKELGQNFTDREIQEMVDEADQDNDREVSPEEFITMMTRTRFHH; encoded by the exons ATG TCATCTTTATATAGAGGGGAATCCAGGAGGTACAACAGTAAACCAAAAGGACGCCATCATTTGACAACGCAGAAGAAGCAGGAAATTAGGGAAGCCTTTGAATTATTTGATACTGATGGCTCAG GTACTATTGACGCCAAGGAGCTGAATGTTGCCATGAG GGCTCTTGGATTTGAGATGACTGAAGAG CAAATTAATCAAATGATAGCAGATGTAGATAAGGATGGAAGTGGAGCGATTGATTATGACGAATTTGAGTACATGATGACAGCCAAAATAGGAGAAAGGGATACTAAGGAGGAGCTCATGAAAGCTTTCCATATTATTGATcatgataaaaat GGAAAGATATCTGCATCAGACATCAAGCGCATTGCAAAAGAGCTAGGTCAAAATTTCACTGACAGAGAGATTCAGGAGATGGTTGATGAAGCAGACCAAGATA ACGATCGAGAGGTTAGTCCAGAGGAATTCATCACGATGATGACCAGAACTCGCTTCCATCACTAA
- the LOC137832776 gene encoding probable calcium-binding protein CML20 isoform X1, which translates to MSSLYRGESRRYNSKPKGRHHLTTQKKQEIREAFELFDTDGSGTIDAKELNVAMRALGFEMTEEQINQMIADVDKDGSGAIDYDEFEYMMTAKIGERDTKEELMKAFHIIDHDKNGKISASDIKRIAKELGQNFTDREIQEMVDEADQDIFFSLKRADDREVSPEEFITMMTRTRFHH; encoded by the exons ATG TCATCTTTATATAGAGGGGAATCCAGGAGGTACAACAGTAAACCAAAAGGACGCCATCATTTGACAACGCAGAAGAAGCAGGAAATTAGGGAAGCCTTTGAATTATTTGATACTGATGGCTCAG GTACTATTGACGCCAAGGAGCTGAATGTTGCCATGAG GGCTCTTGGATTTGAGATGACTGAAGAG CAAATTAATCAAATGATAGCAGATGTAGATAAGGATGGAAGTGGAGCGATTGATTATGACGAATTTGAGTACATGATGACAGCCAAAATAGGAGAAAGGGATACTAAGGAGGAGCTCATGAAAGCTTTCCATATTATTGATcatgataaaaat GGAAAGATATCTGCATCAGACATCAAGCGCATTGCAAAAGAGCTAGGTCAAAATTTCACTGACAGAGAGATTCAGGAGATGGTTGATGAAGCAGACCAAGATA ttttcttttccttaaaaCGTGCAGACGATCGAGAGGTTAGTCCAGAGGAATTCATCACGATGATGACCAGAACTCGCTTCCATCACTAA
- the LOC137832772 gene encoding probable DNA helicase MCM9 isoform X3, which yields MTSRSQWPSFSFAELFDEEPRVASVLFAQPNTYLRVFDAAAIWAQQIVLAEGKKGVEKKSIHVRIYTSGSALEFPETFPSIGRVRVQHHGILLTLKGIVTRSGAIKMHEGERTYMCQKCKNSFPVHPLVEARNSISLPSICPIKQNSKPCAGTKFQYVENTIVCNDYQEIKIQESTQVLGVGAIPRSILVILKDDLVDVVKAGDDVIVTGVLTAKWAPELKDVRCDLDPVLIANNVRRVNELKSEIDISDDIVMKFKQFWAHFKDSPLKGRNAILRGICPQVFGLFTVKLAVALTLIGGVQHVDASGTRIRGESHLLLVGDPGTGKSQFLKFAAKLCNRSVITTGLGSTSAGLTVTAVKDGGEWMLEAGALVLADGGLCCIDEFDSMREHDRATIHEAMEQQTISVAKAGLVTTLSTRTTVFGATNPKGQYDPDQPLSVNTTLSGPLLSRFDIVLVLLDTKNPDWDAVVSSHILSEAEPDSRTDDEGLVNSWPLATLKRYIHYVKEHFRPVLTREAEIVISSYYQLQRKSATHNAARTTVRMLESLIRLAQAHARLMFRNEVTQLDAITAILCIESSMTTSAIVDCIGNALHSNFTDNPDQEYAKQEILIREKLNSVESEG from the exons ATGACTTCAAGAAGCCAATGGCCTTCTTTCTC TTTTGCAGAATTGTTTGATGAGGAACCTCGCGTTGCTAGTGTCCTCTTTGCTCAACCCAATACCTATTTGCGAGTATTCGACGCGGCTGCCATTTGGGCACAG CAAATTGTATTGGCGGAGGGTAAGAAAGGGGTGGAGAAAAAGTCCATTCATGTTCGTATCTATACCAGTGGCTCAGCCCTTGAATTCCCTG AAACTTTTCCAAGCATAGGACGTGTCCGCGTGCAGCACCATGGAATTCTTCTCACTCTGAAAGGGATAGTGACCAGGTCTGGAGCAATCAAAATGCATGAAGGGGAGAGGACGTACATGTGTCAAAAATGCAAAAACAG TTTCCCAGTTCATCCTTTGGTGGAAGCTAGAAACTCCATATCATTACCTTCAATTTGCCCAATTAAG CAGAATTCCAAGCCCTGTGCAGGCACGAAATTCCAGTATGTAGAGAATACTATAGTATGCAATGATTATCAGGAGATAAAAATTCAAGAAAGTACACAGGTGCTAGGTGTTGGGGCAATTCCTCGTTCAATTCTTGTCATCTTAAAGGACGACCTCGTTGATGTTGTTAAAGCTGGAG ACGATGTGATTGTCACTGGTGTCTTAACAGCAAAATGGGCTCCAGAGTTGAAGGATGTGCGTTGTGACCTTGATCCTGTATTAATTGCCAACAATGTAAG GAGAGTCAATGAACTGAAGTCAGAAATTGATATTTCTGATGATATTGTTATGAAATTCAAGCAGTTTTGGGCTCACTTCAAAGATTCACCTCTAAAAG GGAGGAATGCTATTCTGCGAGGAATTTGCCCCCAAGTATTTGGCCTTTTCACTGTCAAGTTGGCTG TTGCATTAACTCTTATTGGAGGCGTGCAACATGTGGATGCTTCTGGAACTAGGATAAGAGGGGAGTCCCACTTACTCTTGGTTGGTGATCCTG GTACTGGAAAATCTCAGTTTCTGAAATTTGCTGCAAAATTGTGCAACCGATCTGTTATTACCACTGGACTGGGAAGCACAAGTGCAGGATTGACTGTTACTGCAGTGAAGGATGGAG GGGAATGGATGTTGGAAGCTGGAGCTCTTGTTTTGGCTGATGGAGGATTGTGTTGCATAGATGAATTTGATAG TATGAGGGAGCATGATAGAGCAACAATACATGAAGCCATGGAGCAGCAGACAATAAGTGTTGCCAAG GCTGGTCTTGTAACAACACTCAGCACTAGAACAACTGTATTTGGTGCCACAAATCCCAAGGGGCAGTACGATCCAGATCAAC CTCTGTCTGTCAATACAACACTCTCCGGTCCTTTATTAAGCAGGTTCGATATTGTCCTTGTTCTATTGGATACAAAAAATCCTGATTGGGATGCAGTGGTTTCATCTCATATTCTTTCCGAG GCAGAACCGGATAGCAGAACTGATGATGAAGGTCTGGTAAATAGCTGGCCACTTGCTACACTCAAGAG GTACATACACTATGTGAAAGAACATTTCAGACCAGTCCTAACGAGAGAGGCTGAAATAGTTATATCCAGCTATTATCAACTTCAAAGGAAATCTGCAACTCATAATGCAG CTAGAACAACTGTCCGCATGTTGGAAAGTTTGATACGCCTAGCACAAG CCCATGCAAGACTCATGTTCAGAAATGAGGTGACTCAGCTAGATGCCATAACTGCTATTTTATGCATAGAATCATCCATGACTACCTCAGCTATCGTGGATTGCATTGGGAATGCTCTGCATTCCAATTTTACTGACAACCCTGATCAAGAAT ATGCGAAACAAGAAATATTGATCCGAGAAAAGTTGAATAGTGTGGAGAGTGAAGgctaa
- the LOC137832772 gene encoding probable DNA helicase MCM9 isoform X1 codes for MEKNIPDPDDFKKPMAFFLVRHHSDQLQSIVSSPDSDLHFPLFVDFAELFDEEPRVASVLFAQPNTYLRVFDAAAIWAQQIVLAEGKKGVEKKSIHVRIYTSGSALEFPETFPSIGRVRVQHHGILLTLKGIVTRSGAIKMHEGERTYMCQKCKNSFPVHPLVEARNSISLPSICPIKQNSKPCAGTKFQYVENTIVCNDYQEIKIQESTQVLGVGAIPRSILVILKDDLVDVVKAGDDVIVTGVLTAKWAPELKDVRCDLDPVLIANNVRRVNELKSEIDISDDIVMKFKQFWAHFKDSPLKGRNAILRGICPQVFGLFTVKLAVALTLIGGVQHVDASGTRIRGESHLLLVGDPGTGKSQFLKFAAKLCNRSVITTGLGSTSAGLTVTAVKDGGEWMLEAGALVLADGGLCCIDEFDSMREHDRATIHEAMEQQTISVAKAGLVTTLSTRTTVFGATNPKGQYDPDQPLSVNTTLSGPLLSRFDIVLVLLDTKNPDWDAVVSSHILSEAEPDSRTDDEGLVNSWPLATLKRYIHYVKEHFRPVLTREAEIVISSYYQLQRKSATHNAARTTVRMLESLIRLAQAHARLMFRNEVTQLDAITAILCIESSMTTSAIVDCIGNALHSNFTDNPDQEYAKQEILIREKLNSVESEG; via the exons ATGGAGAAGAACATCCCTGATCCAGATGACTTCAAGAAGCCAATGGCCTTCTTTCTCGTACGCCACCATTCTGATCAGCTTCAATCCATTGTTTCTTCTCCCGATTCCGACCTTCACTTCCCTCTTTTCGTCGA TTTTGCAGAATTGTTTGATGAGGAACCTCGCGTTGCTAGTGTCCTCTTTGCTCAACCCAATACCTATTTGCGAGTATTCGACGCGGCTGCCATTTGGGCACAG CAAATTGTATTGGCGGAGGGTAAGAAAGGGGTGGAGAAAAAGTCCATTCATGTTCGTATCTATACCAGTGGCTCAGCCCTTGAATTCCCTG AAACTTTTCCAAGCATAGGACGTGTCCGCGTGCAGCACCATGGAATTCTTCTCACTCTGAAAGGGATAGTGACCAGGTCTGGAGCAATCAAAATGCATGAAGGGGAGAGGACGTACATGTGTCAAAAATGCAAAAACAG TTTCCCAGTTCATCCTTTGGTGGAAGCTAGAAACTCCATATCATTACCTTCAATTTGCCCAATTAAG CAGAATTCCAAGCCCTGTGCAGGCACGAAATTCCAGTATGTAGAGAATACTATAGTATGCAATGATTATCAGGAGATAAAAATTCAAGAAAGTACACAGGTGCTAGGTGTTGGGGCAATTCCTCGTTCAATTCTTGTCATCTTAAAGGACGACCTCGTTGATGTTGTTAAAGCTGGAG ACGATGTGATTGTCACTGGTGTCTTAACAGCAAAATGGGCTCCAGAGTTGAAGGATGTGCGTTGTGACCTTGATCCTGTATTAATTGCCAACAATGTAAG GAGAGTCAATGAACTGAAGTCAGAAATTGATATTTCTGATGATATTGTTATGAAATTCAAGCAGTTTTGGGCTCACTTCAAAGATTCACCTCTAAAAG GGAGGAATGCTATTCTGCGAGGAATTTGCCCCCAAGTATTTGGCCTTTTCACTGTCAAGTTGGCTG TTGCATTAACTCTTATTGGAGGCGTGCAACATGTGGATGCTTCTGGAACTAGGATAAGAGGGGAGTCCCACTTACTCTTGGTTGGTGATCCTG GTACTGGAAAATCTCAGTTTCTGAAATTTGCTGCAAAATTGTGCAACCGATCTGTTATTACCACTGGACTGGGAAGCACAAGTGCAGGATTGACTGTTACTGCAGTGAAGGATGGAG GGGAATGGATGTTGGAAGCTGGAGCTCTTGTTTTGGCTGATGGAGGATTGTGTTGCATAGATGAATTTGATAG TATGAGGGAGCATGATAGAGCAACAATACATGAAGCCATGGAGCAGCAGACAATAAGTGTTGCCAAG GCTGGTCTTGTAACAACACTCAGCACTAGAACAACTGTATTTGGTGCCACAAATCCCAAGGGGCAGTACGATCCAGATCAAC CTCTGTCTGTCAATACAACACTCTCCGGTCCTTTATTAAGCAGGTTCGATATTGTCCTTGTTCTATTGGATACAAAAAATCCTGATTGGGATGCAGTGGTTTCATCTCATATTCTTTCCGAG GCAGAACCGGATAGCAGAACTGATGATGAAGGTCTGGTAAATAGCTGGCCACTTGCTACACTCAAGAG GTACATACACTATGTGAAAGAACATTTCAGACCAGTCCTAACGAGAGAGGCTGAAATAGTTATATCCAGCTATTATCAACTTCAAAGGAAATCTGCAACTCATAATGCAG CTAGAACAACTGTCCGCATGTTGGAAAGTTTGATACGCCTAGCACAAG CCCATGCAAGACTCATGTTCAGAAATGAGGTGACTCAGCTAGATGCCATAACTGCTATTTTATGCATAGAATCATCCATGACTACCTCAGCTATCGTGGATTGCATTGGGAATGCTCTGCATTCCAATTTTACTGACAACCCTGATCAAGAAT ATGCGAAACAAGAAATATTGATCCGAGAAAAGTTGAATAGTGTGGAGAGTGAAGgctaa
- the LOC137832772 gene encoding probable DNA helicase MCM9 isoform X4, with protein MTSRSQWPSFSFAELFDEEPRVASVLFAQPNTYLRVFDAAAIWAQQIVLAEGKKGVEKKSIHVRIYTSGSALEFPETFPSIGRVRVQHHGILLTLKGIVTRSGAIKMHEGERTYMCQKCKNSFPVHPLVEARNSISLPSICPIKNSKPCAGTKFQYVENTIVCNDYQEIKIQESTQVLGVGAIPRSILVILKDDLVDVVKAGDDVIVTGVLTAKWAPELKDVRCDLDPVLIANNVRRVNELKSEIDISDDIVMKFKQFWAHFKDSPLKGRNAILRGICPQVFGLFTVKLAVALTLIGGVQHVDASGTRIRGESHLLLVGDPGTGKSQFLKFAAKLCNRSVITTGLGSTSAGLTVTAVKDGGEWMLEAGALVLADGGLCCIDEFDSMREHDRATIHEAMEQQTISVAKAGLVTTLSTRTTVFGATNPKGQYDPDQPLSVNTTLSGPLLSRFDIVLVLLDTKNPDWDAVVSSHILSEAEPDSRTDDEGLVNSWPLATLKRYIHYVKEHFRPVLTREAEIVISSYYQLQRKSATHNAARTTVRMLESLIRLAQAHARLMFRNEVTQLDAITAILCIESSMTTSAIVDCIGNALHSNFTDNPDQEYAKQEILIREKLNSVESEG; from the exons ATGACTTCAAGAAGCCAATGGCCTTCTTTCTC TTTTGCAGAATTGTTTGATGAGGAACCTCGCGTTGCTAGTGTCCTCTTTGCTCAACCCAATACCTATTTGCGAGTATTCGACGCGGCTGCCATTTGGGCACAG CAAATTGTATTGGCGGAGGGTAAGAAAGGGGTGGAGAAAAAGTCCATTCATGTTCGTATCTATACCAGTGGCTCAGCCCTTGAATTCCCTG AAACTTTTCCAAGCATAGGACGTGTCCGCGTGCAGCACCATGGAATTCTTCTCACTCTGAAAGGGATAGTGACCAGGTCTGGAGCAATCAAAATGCATGAAGGGGAGAGGACGTACATGTGTCAAAAATGCAAAAACAG TTTCCCAGTTCATCCTTTGGTGGAAGCTAGAAACTCCATATCATTACCTTCAATTTGCCCAATTAAG AATTCCAAGCCCTGTGCAGGCACGAAATTCCAGTATGTAGAGAATACTATAGTATGCAATGATTATCAGGAGATAAAAATTCAAGAAAGTACACAGGTGCTAGGTGTTGGGGCAATTCCTCGTTCAATTCTTGTCATCTTAAAGGACGACCTCGTTGATGTTGTTAAAGCTGGAG ACGATGTGATTGTCACTGGTGTCTTAACAGCAAAATGGGCTCCAGAGTTGAAGGATGTGCGTTGTGACCTTGATCCTGTATTAATTGCCAACAATGTAAG GAGAGTCAATGAACTGAAGTCAGAAATTGATATTTCTGATGATATTGTTATGAAATTCAAGCAGTTTTGGGCTCACTTCAAAGATTCACCTCTAAAAG GGAGGAATGCTATTCTGCGAGGAATTTGCCCCCAAGTATTTGGCCTTTTCACTGTCAAGTTGGCTG TTGCATTAACTCTTATTGGAGGCGTGCAACATGTGGATGCTTCTGGAACTAGGATAAGAGGGGAGTCCCACTTACTCTTGGTTGGTGATCCTG GTACTGGAAAATCTCAGTTTCTGAAATTTGCTGCAAAATTGTGCAACCGATCTGTTATTACCACTGGACTGGGAAGCACAAGTGCAGGATTGACTGTTACTGCAGTGAAGGATGGAG GGGAATGGATGTTGGAAGCTGGAGCTCTTGTTTTGGCTGATGGAGGATTGTGTTGCATAGATGAATTTGATAG TATGAGGGAGCATGATAGAGCAACAATACATGAAGCCATGGAGCAGCAGACAATAAGTGTTGCCAAG GCTGGTCTTGTAACAACACTCAGCACTAGAACAACTGTATTTGGTGCCACAAATCCCAAGGGGCAGTACGATCCAGATCAAC CTCTGTCTGTCAATACAACACTCTCCGGTCCTTTATTAAGCAGGTTCGATATTGTCCTTGTTCTATTGGATACAAAAAATCCTGATTGGGATGCAGTGGTTTCATCTCATATTCTTTCCGAG GCAGAACCGGATAGCAGAACTGATGATGAAGGTCTGGTAAATAGCTGGCCACTTGCTACACTCAAGAG GTACATACACTATGTGAAAGAACATTTCAGACCAGTCCTAACGAGAGAGGCTGAAATAGTTATATCCAGCTATTATCAACTTCAAAGGAAATCTGCAACTCATAATGCAG CTAGAACAACTGTCCGCATGTTGGAAAGTTTGATACGCCTAGCACAAG CCCATGCAAGACTCATGTTCAGAAATGAGGTGACTCAGCTAGATGCCATAACTGCTATTTTATGCATAGAATCATCCATGACTACCTCAGCTATCGTGGATTGCATTGGGAATGCTCTGCATTCCAATTTTACTGACAACCCTGATCAAGAAT ATGCGAAACAAGAAATATTGATCCGAGAAAAGTTGAATAGTGTGGAGAGTGAAGgctaa
- the LOC137832772 gene encoding probable DNA helicase MCM9 isoform X2, translating into MEKNIPDPDDFKKPMAFFLVRHHSDQLQSIVSSPDSDLHFPLFVDFAELFDEEPRVASVLFAQPNTYLRVFDAAAIWAQQIVLAEGKKGVEKKSIHVRIYTSGSALEFPETFPSIGRVRVQHHGILLTLKGIVTRSGAIKMHEGERTYMCQKCKNSFPVHPLVEARNSISLPSICPIKNSKPCAGTKFQYVENTIVCNDYQEIKIQESTQVLGVGAIPRSILVILKDDLVDVVKAGDDVIVTGVLTAKWAPELKDVRCDLDPVLIANNVRRVNELKSEIDISDDIVMKFKQFWAHFKDSPLKGRNAILRGICPQVFGLFTVKLAVALTLIGGVQHVDASGTRIRGESHLLLVGDPGTGKSQFLKFAAKLCNRSVITTGLGSTSAGLTVTAVKDGGEWMLEAGALVLADGGLCCIDEFDSMREHDRATIHEAMEQQTISVAKAGLVTTLSTRTTVFGATNPKGQYDPDQPLSVNTTLSGPLLSRFDIVLVLLDTKNPDWDAVVSSHILSEAEPDSRTDDEGLVNSWPLATLKRYIHYVKEHFRPVLTREAEIVISSYYQLQRKSATHNAARTTVRMLESLIRLAQAHARLMFRNEVTQLDAITAILCIESSMTTSAIVDCIGNALHSNFTDNPDQEYAKQEILIREKLNSVESEG; encoded by the exons ATGGAGAAGAACATCCCTGATCCAGATGACTTCAAGAAGCCAATGGCCTTCTTTCTCGTACGCCACCATTCTGATCAGCTTCAATCCATTGTTTCTTCTCCCGATTCCGACCTTCACTTCCCTCTTTTCGTCGA TTTTGCAGAATTGTTTGATGAGGAACCTCGCGTTGCTAGTGTCCTCTTTGCTCAACCCAATACCTATTTGCGAGTATTCGACGCGGCTGCCATTTGGGCACAG CAAATTGTATTGGCGGAGGGTAAGAAAGGGGTGGAGAAAAAGTCCATTCATGTTCGTATCTATACCAGTGGCTCAGCCCTTGAATTCCCTG AAACTTTTCCAAGCATAGGACGTGTCCGCGTGCAGCACCATGGAATTCTTCTCACTCTGAAAGGGATAGTGACCAGGTCTGGAGCAATCAAAATGCATGAAGGGGAGAGGACGTACATGTGTCAAAAATGCAAAAACAG TTTCCCAGTTCATCCTTTGGTGGAAGCTAGAAACTCCATATCATTACCTTCAATTTGCCCAATTAAG AATTCCAAGCCCTGTGCAGGCACGAAATTCCAGTATGTAGAGAATACTATAGTATGCAATGATTATCAGGAGATAAAAATTCAAGAAAGTACACAGGTGCTAGGTGTTGGGGCAATTCCTCGTTCAATTCTTGTCATCTTAAAGGACGACCTCGTTGATGTTGTTAAAGCTGGAG ACGATGTGATTGTCACTGGTGTCTTAACAGCAAAATGGGCTCCAGAGTTGAAGGATGTGCGTTGTGACCTTGATCCTGTATTAATTGCCAACAATGTAAG GAGAGTCAATGAACTGAAGTCAGAAATTGATATTTCTGATGATATTGTTATGAAATTCAAGCAGTTTTGGGCTCACTTCAAAGATTCACCTCTAAAAG GGAGGAATGCTATTCTGCGAGGAATTTGCCCCCAAGTATTTGGCCTTTTCACTGTCAAGTTGGCTG TTGCATTAACTCTTATTGGAGGCGTGCAACATGTGGATGCTTCTGGAACTAGGATAAGAGGGGAGTCCCACTTACTCTTGGTTGGTGATCCTG GTACTGGAAAATCTCAGTTTCTGAAATTTGCTGCAAAATTGTGCAACCGATCTGTTATTACCACTGGACTGGGAAGCACAAGTGCAGGATTGACTGTTACTGCAGTGAAGGATGGAG GGGAATGGATGTTGGAAGCTGGAGCTCTTGTTTTGGCTGATGGAGGATTGTGTTGCATAGATGAATTTGATAG TATGAGGGAGCATGATAGAGCAACAATACATGAAGCCATGGAGCAGCAGACAATAAGTGTTGCCAAG GCTGGTCTTGTAACAACACTCAGCACTAGAACAACTGTATTTGGTGCCACAAATCCCAAGGGGCAGTACGATCCAGATCAAC CTCTGTCTGTCAATACAACACTCTCCGGTCCTTTATTAAGCAGGTTCGATATTGTCCTTGTTCTATTGGATACAAAAAATCCTGATTGGGATGCAGTGGTTTCATCTCATATTCTTTCCGAG GCAGAACCGGATAGCAGAACTGATGATGAAGGTCTGGTAAATAGCTGGCCACTTGCTACACTCAAGAG GTACATACACTATGTGAAAGAACATTTCAGACCAGTCCTAACGAGAGAGGCTGAAATAGTTATATCCAGCTATTATCAACTTCAAAGGAAATCTGCAACTCATAATGCAG CTAGAACAACTGTCCGCATGTTGGAAAGTTTGATACGCCTAGCACAAG CCCATGCAAGACTCATGTTCAGAAATGAGGTGACTCAGCTAGATGCCATAACTGCTATTTTATGCATAGAATCATCCATGACTACCTCAGCTATCGTGGATTGCATTGGGAATGCTCTGCATTCCAATTTTACTGACAACCCTGATCAAGAAT ATGCGAAACAAGAAATATTGATCCGAGAAAAGTTGAATAGTGTGGAGAGTGAAGgctaa